Proteins encoded together in one Chitinophaga sp. LS1 window:
- a CDS encoding type IX secretion system membrane protein PorP/SprF, which produces MRTLIVFLLLTGALQSTAQQNVQFSQYIFNGLSVNPAYAGYKNAWYLNTIYRQQWTGLPGAPRTAGVSFDGPLRHDKDKAGMGLGVQLMADMSGPQQAYSLYASYSYQIPLNANRTQHLSFGLGVGVAQYHLDGESLQYFDAEDPTFPGGGVNALTPDARFGIYYHSPSFFISVSALDLFSQYLTADYKWKGYNYENIRKTTHLYLSTGCMLSLSEQLQLKPSVMVKDDLKGPTNIDFNAMLLIDRVFWIGGSYRTALPVWRKDLPTGLEAKNAASALVEFYISDNYRIGYAYDLNLNELADAQGGSHEISIGILFRPKRYSVSSPRYF; this is translated from the coding sequence ATGCGTACACTGATAGTTTTTTTATTGTTAACAGGGGCGTTGCAATCAACTGCACAGCAGAATGTGCAGTTCAGTCAATACATTTTCAATGGCCTCAGTGTGAATCCTGCATATGCAGGATATAAAAATGCGTGGTACCTGAACACGATCTACAGACAACAATGGACGGGGTTACCCGGTGCGCCGCGAACGGCAGGCGTGTCATTTGATGGCCCGTTACGTCATGATAAAGACAAGGCAGGAATGGGTCTGGGTGTACAGTTAATGGCTGATATGTCAGGGCCACAACAGGCATATTCTCTTTATGCCTCCTACTCTTACCAGATTCCGCTGAATGCGAATCGCACACAACACCTGAGTTTCGGTCTGGGTGTTGGCGTGGCTCAATATCATCTGGATGGTGAAAGTCTTCAGTACTTTGATGCGGAAGACCCCACCTTCCCGGGTGGAGGTGTCAATGCCCTTACTCCTGATGCCCGCTTTGGTATTTATTATCATTCTCCTTCCTTTTTTATCAGTGTGTCTGCATTGGATCTCTTTAGCCAATACCTCACTGCTGACTATAAATGGAAAGGATATAATTATGAAAATATCCGGAAGACAACGCACCTCTACCTGTCAACCGGTTGTATGCTTTCTTTGTCAGAACAGTTGCAGCTAAAGCCGTCAGTCATGGTCAAAGATGATCTGAAAGGTCCGACAAATATAGATTTCAATGCTATGCTGCTAATCGATCGTGTATTTTGGATAGGCGGTTCTTATCGTACTGCATTGCCGGTATGGCGTAAAGATCTGCCGACGGGTCTGGAGGCGAAAAATGCTGCCAGTGCACTTGTTGAATTTTATATTTCTGACAACTACAGGATCGGGTATGCATATGATCTGAATCTGAATGAGCTGGCCGATGCACAGGGAGGCTCGCATGAAATCTCGATAGGTATTTTATTCCGTCCTAAAAGGTACAGTGTATCAAGTCCACGGTATTTTTAA
- a CDS encoding DUF4267 domain-containing protein, producing the protein MKTNKNWGFNSASYWMTFLLAAGIIFIGGRFIIAPSVGANGFGIPISGVEDLPYGRIKGIRDIFSGLMLFPFLFLKMRRSAALALTTAIIIPANDFCIVLMTNGAKDIQHLLIHGLTFVYMIVTSILLFRKNTHPE; encoded by the coding sequence ATGAAAACAAACAAAAACTGGGGATTTAATTCAGCATCTTATTGGATGACATTCTTACTGGCAGCAGGAATCATCTTCATCGGCGGCAGATTTATAATAGCACCTTCCGTAGGTGCCAATGGTTTTGGAATTCCTATATCGGGTGTTGAAGACCTGCCATACGGAAGAATAAAGGGCATACGCGACATCTTTTCCGGACTAATGCTATTCCCATTTCTATTCCTGAAAATGCGCCGATCTGCTGCATTGGCTTTAACAACTGCCATCATCATACCGGCTAATGACTTTTGTATTGTCTTGATGACCAATGGTGCAAAAGACATCCAACACCTGCTTATCCACGGTCTGACATTCGTTTACATGATCGTGACCAGTATTTTATTATTTAGAAAAAACACACATCCTGAATAA
- a CDS encoding Crp/Fnr family transcriptional regulator, producing MNLLIENIKSIVPLSPADEKIINSLFQKIVIDKDEHILQEGQICRRVVFIEKGIVRYYLRNNGEEQTFYFNKEGEWVCDYPSFLPKIPAITNIQALETTTAWVISYDDLQKFYQQVPQGERFGRLAIEQVYINAVAQLSSLYNDKPQARYQKFVQTYFDIAQRIPQYYIASYVGVKPQSLSRIRKRLIY from the coding sequence ATGAACCTGCTTATCGAAAATATCAAATCTATTGTGCCACTATCTCCCGCAGATGAAAAAATCATCAATAGCCTATTTCAAAAAATAGTGATAGATAAAGATGAGCATATCTTACAGGAAGGCCAAATTTGCCGCCGTGTAGTATTCATCGAAAAAGGAATAGTAAGATATTACCTGAGGAATAACGGCGAAGAGCAAACCTTCTATTTTAATAAAGAAGGGGAGTGGGTGTGCGACTATCCCAGCTTCTTACCAAAAATACCTGCAATTACGAATATACAGGCTTTAGAAACAACAACCGCCTGGGTGATCAGCTATGATGATCTGCAAAAGTTCTATCAGCAGGTTCCTCAGGGTGAAAGGTTCGGACGTTTAGCCATAGAACAGGTTTATATCAATGCGGTAGCACAATTATCCTCATTATACAACGATAAACCCCAGGCACGCTATCAAAAGTTTGTTCAGACTTATTTTGACATTGCGCAGCGTATCCCCCAATATTATATCGCTTCTTATGTAGGTGTCAAACCCCAATCTTTAAGCCGGATCCGCAAGCGACTTATTTATTAA
- a CDS encoding gliding motility-associated C-terminal domain-containing protein has protein sequence MKRTLLLLFLCLLSVSWMYKPTQRADVIAMDELVRAEEGGPNGIISFHLLNGTTAPSDITITYSVNATVSDPATNGVDYTTLSGTIILKAGYSEAQLIIDVNDDLLIEGDESIEIGLLSATDADGISYLGTQRTLTAKLIDNDNRLAITKTTDGKELGNGNASNGEFKISLPGTLTFNEDILVKYTIDGASSATGGAGTSFDYNNTSMTGEIKLPANTNSIALPVHVNDDNIVEPTETVQVTLQSTSLSSSGAMTFSASSSAVVNIEDDDVNIPIGIQSTTNGKEPGGTGNDGSFSIGWPNGTYTTGFVLVRFTITGTATNGTDYTTITLTKNIPAGTSNVPIAVTVKDDNLIEGPETVILTITAFSVGTGVPALTTGTSVGTVTIADDDFMASQQWKSASYTGTAVKAGDVITYSLHVRNTGNVVLNNVKITDTVPAHTVFKNADESISPDAVGKLTWTIPAIAVGSTITRNFAVTVANDLTGVTNITNTGNVDNGDGTGNHPTTPPDPLNPNEPQSNPDPNDPSTDVPVDNGGKQSVSWKSTDFTGIAKPGDEIVYHIHVRNTGHVALTNVIVTDAIPAYTEFVSADESITPVSGKLTWTITDIPVGAADVIRSFTVRVVNDLTGATSITNTAGVDDGDGSGEHPTVPPDPSNNDHPKSNPDPNDPSVDIPIDNAKKSLNWKSAAYTGTGSGGMVKTNDEITYTIHVRNTGNVALNNVIITDTIPAYTVFVSADEGITPVNGKLTWTITDIPVGTADVTRSFKVKVAQDLTNAGYITNTGYVDNGDGSGDHPTTPSTTGNPNEPMTNPDPNDPSTEIPVDNGKQSLNWKSATYTPTGPKGGVTTGDEVTYTIHIRNNGSIKLVNVKITDTIPAYTDFVSADENIQPVNDVLIWTIPEIAVGAPDVTRSFKVKVTTDLTGATFITNTAAVDNGNGKGDQPTIPADPGDNDNPATNPPPGPSTNISVDTVVNWVTWKVATPASKKDKVMPAEELTYQIYIRNTGNTAIENIKITDAVPQYTTYISATANGTYSESDNAVAWNIPAIPVGSTAEVSMIVKTIDNLDSIPVITNTATVTDSTNSKPTAGCDPAVDGCSGDPGTNIETTPGKTILSFANAMSPNGDGKNDFFVIKGLEKYPPAPLFVFNRWGDMVFQSKAYHNEWDGAGLSEGVYYYKLDVDEGDGIKQYTGWVILKRK, from the coding sequence ATGAAACGTACCCTTCTATTATTATTCCTATGCCTCCTCTCTGTCAGCTGGATGTACAAACCCACCCAACGTGCAGATGTAATCGCCATGGATGAATTAGTAAGAGCAGAAGAAGGTGGCCCCAACGGCATCATCTCCTTCCACCTGCTAAACGGAACAACAGCACCCAGCGATATCACCATCACCTACTCCGTCAATGCCACCGTATCAGATCCGGCCACCAACGGCGTAGACTACACCACCCTCTCTGGTACCATTATCCTCAAAGCCGGTTATTCAGAAGCACAACTGATCATTGACGTCAATGACGACCTCCTGATCGAAGGAGACGAAAGCATTGAAATCGGTCTGCTCTCCGCAACTGATGCCGACGGCATCAGTTATCTCGGTACACAAAGAACCTTAACCGCTAAACTGATCGATAACGACAACCGCCTGGCCATTACCAAAACTACCGATGGTAAAGAACTCGGCAACGGAAACGCCAGCAATGGTGAATTTAAAATCAGCCTTCCGGGAACACTTACTTTTAATGAAGACATCCTGGTGAAATATACCATTGACGGCGCCAGCTCTGCCACCGGAGGCGCCGGGACTAGCTTCGACTACAATAACACCAGTATGACAGGCGAAATCAAGCTACCTGCTAATACTAACAGCATAGCACTCCCTGTCCATGTAAATGACGATAACATCGTTGAACCCACCGAAACCGTCCAGGTGACCCTGCAATCCACAAGCCTCTCCTCTTCAGGAGCAATGACTTTCTCTGCCAGCTCCTCCGCTGTTGTAAATATTGAAGATGACGATGTTAACATCCCTATCGGTATTCAGTCTACCACAAACGGTAAAGAACCCGGTGGCACCGGCAATGATGGTAGCTTCTCCATCGGATGGCCCAATGGCACTTATACTACAGGCTTTGTGCTCGTGAGATTCACCATTACCGGCACCGCCACTAACGGAACAGATTATACAACTATCACCCTTACTAAAAATATTCCCGCAGGTACCAGCAATGTTCCAATTGCTGTAACTGTTAAAGACGATAACCTGATCGAAGGTCCGGAAACCGTTATCCTCACTATCACTGCATTCTCTGTAGGCACAGGCGTACCAGCTCTCACCACAGGTACCAGCGTAGGCACTGTTACCATCGCTGATGATGATTTCATGGCTTCGCAACAATGGAAGTCAGCCAGCTATACAGGAACAGCAGTAAAGGCTGGTGACGTGATTACTTATTCCCTTCACGTGCGCAATACCGGGAATGTGGTGTTGAATAATGTAAAGATCACAGATACGGTTCCGGCTCATACTGTTTTTAAAAATGCAGATGAAAGTATATCTCCTGATGCGGTTGGCAAACTGACATGGACTATTCCTGCTATCGCCGTCGGCTCTACCATCACACGAAACTTTGCTGTAACTGTGGCAAATGATCTGACCGGCGTCACCAATATTACCAATACCGGCAATGTTGATAACGGCGATGGTACAGGCAATCATCCTACTACCCCACCAGATCCATTAAATCCTAATGAGCCGCAATCCAATCCGGATCCTAACGATCCTTCTACCGATGTTCCCGTTGATAATGGTGGTAAACAATCTGTGAGCTGGAAAAGTACTGACTTCACAGGCATCGCCAAACCCGGCGACGAAATCGTTTATCATATTCATGTACGTAATACAGGACATGTGGCATTGACTAATGTGATCGTTACCGATGCCATTCCTGCCTATACCGAATTCGTAAGTGCAGATGAAAGCATTACTCCCGTGAGTGGTAAACTGACCTGGACCATTACTGATATTCCTGTCGGCGCCGCAGATGTGATCAGAAGTTTTACAGTGCGTGTAGTAAATGACCTGACAGGTGCTACCAGCATTACAAATACCGCTGGTGTAGATGATGGCGATGGCAGTGGCGAACATCCGACTGTACCTCCGGATCCTTCCAATAATGATCATCCAAAATCCAATCCTGATCCTAACGATCCCTCTGTCGATATTCCGATAGACAATGCAAAAAAATCTCTCAACTGGAAAAGCGCTGCTTATACCGGAACTGGCTCAGGAGGCATGGTGAAGACGAATGATGAAATCACTTATACTATACACGTCAGGAATACTGGAAATGTCGCATTGAACAATGTGATCATCACCGATACAATACCGGCATATACTGTATTTGTAAGTGCCGATGAAGGCATTACTCCCGTGAATGGTAAACTAACATGGACCATCACTGATATTCCCGTTGGCACTGCGGATGTGACCAGAAGTTTTAAAGTGAAAGTGGCACAGGACCTCACGAATGCCGGGTACATCACCAACACTGGATATGTAGATAACGGCGATGGCTCAGGCGATCATCCGACTACGCCATCCACCACAGGTAATCCGAATGAACCTATGACGAACCCGGATCCAAATGATCCATCCACTGAAATTCCTGTAGATAATGGCAAACAATCCCTGAACTGGAAAAGCGCCACCTACACACCTACCGGACCTAAAGGCGGTGTGACTACCGGTGATGAAGTTACTTACACCATTCACATCCGCAACAATGGAAGTATTAAACTCGTCAATGTAAAAATTACGGACACGATTCCTGCCTACACCGATTTTGTCAGCGCAGATGAAAATATTCAACCCGTTAATGATGTACTGATCTGGACCATTCCGGAAATAGCCGTGGGTGCACCCGATGTGACGAGAAGCTTTAAGGTAAAAGTAACTACCGATCTTACAGGTGCCACCTTTATCACCAATACTGCTGCCGTGGACAATGGCAATGGCAAAGGAGATCAGCCAACGATTCCTGCTGATCCCGGAGACAATGATAATCCGGCTACTAATCCGCCACCGGGACCGTCTACGAACATCTCTGTAGACACGGTGGTAAACTGGGTCACCTGGAAAGTAGCCACTCCTGCCAGTAAAAAAGATAAAGTAATGCCTGCTGAAGAACTCACCTATCAGATCTACATCAGAAACACGGGTAATACCGCCATTGAAAATATCAAAATAACGGATGCCGTTCCTCAGTATACTACCTACATCAGCGCTACTGCTAATGGTACCTATAGTGAAAGCGATAATGCTGTAGCCTGGAATATTCCTGCTATCCCTGTAGGCAGCACAGCAGAAGTATCTATGATTGTTAAAACGATTGATAATCTCGACAGCATTCCCGTCATTACCAATACCGCTACCGTTACGGATAGTACCAACTCAAAACCAACGGCAGGCTGCGATCCGGCAGTAGATGGCTGCAGCGGGGATCCCGGCACTAATATCGAAACAACCCCGGGAAAAACAATATTGTCTTTTGCCAATGCCATGAGTCCGAACGGAGATGGTAAGAATGATTTCTTTGTGATCAAAGGACTGGAAAAATACCCACCCGCTCCCCTATTCGTGTTCAACCGCTGGGGCGATATGGTTTTCCAGTCAAAAGCATATCACAATGAATGGGATGGTGCCGGATTAAGCGAAGGCGTATACTACTATAAACTGGATGTAGACGAAGGCGATGGAATAAAACAATATACAGGATGGGTCATCTTAAAAAGAAAATGA
- a CDS encoding OmpA family protein produces the protein MLRKLIVLLFIPLFSYGQEDKSLIELGDEAFARQEYADAAKLYGQLADRKGKKAPLVLLDKTANCYVAMARFEEAGYWYFRMLQHPGCSSAVNMLYGETLMNMEHYDSAKKYIALYTTSNTDSMQWKNRLLAGCDSGVLWKKSSHFMALENIKELSTPGADWISGVVKDGLLLVSNGYRKMLLTTGSERHPEIDPRVDQPYFKPYVFKQYQKGSNANTYLEEVLPKLLGKLPYHVGPVCFNNREDTVYVTLNADVFHKTKKGPINGQRLMSLFWAFKKGDTWSALAPVTELNAPGSYTGNVVISGQILYLVSDRPGGVGKTDIWYSERKANGTWGMPRNCGNVINTSSEETFPTVNEPGVLYFSSKGHIGIGGFDIFRAVGSGDEWSEPVNLKMPFNSGGDDLGFIMKDNYYEGYFASNRNGGNGGDDVYHFMDTHVTEKLENKPEVAVPKMVVPEQGVPEVIVPEMTVPELAKVEPPSSTRKTLSGEDSAVIDKLEHMCFYYDYNSAILLTSSRELLDRVANVLRNYPQWKLMVRSYTDSRGSNDYNMDLSALRCYAVIDYLIKSGVSPKNLYYENLGEQELVNPCADGVPCGEEEHRKNRRSTLKVYY, from the coding sequence ATGTTGCGTAAACTTATAGTATTGCTGTTTATCCCTTTATTCAGTTATGGGCAGGAAGATAAAAGCCTGATAGAACTGGGGGACGAAGCATTTGCAAGACAGGAATATGCAGATGCGGCCAAATTGTATGGTCAGTTAGCTGACAGGAAAGGGAAAAAGGCACCATTGGTCTTACTGGACAAAACAGCAAATTGTTATGTAGCAATGGCGAGGTTTGAAGAAGCGGGTTATTGGTATTTCAGGATGTTGCAGCATCCCGGTTGTTCTTCGGCAGTAAATATGTTGTATGGGGAAACACTGATGAATATGGAACATTACGACTCTGCTAAAAAATACATTGCATTGTATACTACATCGAATACAGATAGTATGCAATGGAAGAACAGACTATTGGCAGGTTGTGATAGTGGGGTGCTCTGGAAGAAAAGTTCGCACTTCATGGCATTAGAGAATATTAAGGAACTGAGCACGCCTGGTGCTGATTGGATCAGTGGTGTGGTAAAAGATGGATTGCTGCTGGTTTCTAACGGATACCGGAAAATGTTGCTGACTACAGGGTCAGAGCGTCATCCTGAGATTGATCCACGGGTAGATCAGCCATATTTCAAACCATATGTATTTAAACAATATCAGAAAGGAAGTAATGCCAATACTTACCTGGAAGAAGTGCTGCCGAAACTACTGGGGAAATTACCATATCATGTAGGTCCGGTATGTTTTAATAACAGGGAGGATACTGTCTATGTGACCTTAAATGCAGATGTGTTTCACAAAACGAAAAAGGGGCCGATAAACGGGCAGCGTTTAATGTCGCTGTTCTGGGCTTTTAAGAAAGGTGATACATGGTCTGCACTTGCACCTGTTACTGAATTAAATGCACCGGGCAGTTATACGGGTAATGTCGTAATTAGTGGTCAGATACTTTACCTTGTATCAGACAGACCGGGGGGAGTGGGGAAGACAGATATATGGTATAGTGAGCGGAAGGCAAATGGAACGTGGGGGATGCCAAGGAACTGTGGGAATGTTATCAATACATCATCAGAAGAGACCTTTCCTACTGTCAATGAACCGGGGGTGCTTTATTTTTCAAGTAAAGGACATATTGGAATTGGTGGTTTTGATATTTTCCGTGCAGTGGGCAGTGGTGATGAATGGAGTGAACCCGTGAACCTGAAAATGCCTTTTAATTCAGGTGGTGATGATCTGGGGTTTATTATGAAGGACAATTACTATGAAGGTTATTTTGCGTCGAACAGGAATGGAGGGAATGGAGGGGATGATGTTTATCATTTTATGGATACGCATGTGACAGAGAAATTGGAGAATAAGCCGGAGGTGGCGGTGCCGAAGATGGTTGTGCCAGAGCAGGGTGTACCAGAGGTGATTGTTCCAGAGATGACTGTTCCGGAGCTGGCAAAGGTGGAGCCCCCTTCATCTACGCGTAAAACACTTAGTGGGGAAGATAGTGCTGTTATTGATAAACTTGAGCACATGTGCTTTTATTATGATTATAACAGTGCGATCCTGCTGACTAGTTCAAGAGAACTGCTGGACAGGGTAGCGAATGTGCTCAGGAATTATCCGCAATGGAAATTGATGGTACGGTCTTATACGGATAGTAGGGGGAGCAATGATTATAATATGGATCTGTCGGCTTTGAGATGTTATGCTGTGATAGATTACCTGATTAAAAGTGGGGTATCGCCAAAGAATCTTTATTATGAAAATCTTGGGGAACAGGAGCTGGTAAATCCGTGTGCGGATGGGGTGCCTTGTGGGGAGGAAGAGCATAGGAAAAACAGGCGGTCGACGTTGAAGGTGTATTATTGA